The proteins below come from a single Papaver somniferum cultivar HN1 chromosome 11, ASM357369v1, whole genome shotgun sequence genomic window:
- the LOC113321711 gene encoding nudix hydrolase 16, mitochondrial-like isoform X2: MCDLVARTGRLQQRYEAGYRLVAGCIPFRCKHLDESSDDTSEKAVEVLMINSPSGPGLLFPKGGWENDETVEEAAVREALEEAGVRGVLMKFLGHYNFKSKTHEDKFNPEGLCKAAMFALLVNEELDSWPEQSTRERRWLSVPEAAELCRHSWMKDALENGFAEWYSKKDIMNSGEEDGQPPTSEPSSPEHK, from the exons ATGTGTGATTTGGTAGCTCGTACTGGTCGACTTCAACAGCGTTACGAGGCTGGTTATCGCCTTGTCGCTGG GTGTATTCCGTTTAGATGTAAACACCTTGATGAGAGCAGTGATGACACATCTGAGAAGGCTGTGGAGGTGCTTATGATTAACTCACCAAGTGGACCAGGTCTTCTGTTTCCGAAG GGAGGCTGGGAGAATGATGAAACAGTAGAGGAGGCAGCAGTGAGAGAGGCCTTAGAAGAAGCTGGAGTTCGAGGAGTTCTGATG AAATTCTTGGGACATTACAACTTCAAGAGCAAAACCCATGAAGACAAGTTCAACCCGGAGGGGTTATGTAAAGCTGCCATGTTTGCCTTGCTGGTGAACGAGGAGCTAGACTCATGGCCGGAACAGAGTACGCGTGAGAGGAGATGGTTGTCAGTTCCTGAAGCAGCAGAGCTCTGTCGCCACTCTTGGATGAAAGATGCACTAGAAAATGGCTTTGCTGAGTGGTATTCAAAGAAGGATATCATGAACTCAGGCGAGGAGGATGGCCAACCACCCACCTCGGAACCTTCTTCCCCGGAGCACAAGTGA
- the LOC113321710 gene encoding E3 ubiquitin-protein ligase KEG-like, translating to MKVPYCSVCQNRYNEDNRVPLLLQCGHGFCKDCLSKMFSASPDTNLSCPRCRHISCVGNSVNALRKNFAVLALIHSSTNSSSNNNNNSNHNNSNSYFTDDDDDDDDDDDDDDEDNEAGGDKFEEEFDFDFRRRCCVNSNSSSSNNSDSLNQNSLGRNRGSGNNNNSTSSSIRGGGGSLIDLSSHHNLKFVKRLGDEIRVGIETWGGVLSGTSSSNGGKCKHQVAVKKVILEDETDLVWVQNQLENLRRSSMWCRNVCTFHGATKIDGRLCLVMDRYSGSVLSEMRHNEGRLTLEQILRYGADIARGVAELHAAGVVCMNLKPSNLLLDVNGRAVVSDYGLPAILKKPCRKARLVPEDDSSRTHSCMDCTMLNPHYAAPEAWEPVKKALFWDDAIGISTESDAWSFGCTLVEMCTGSVPWSGLSSEEIYRAVVKAKRLPPQYASVVGVGIPTELWKMIGDCLQYKASKRPTFHAMLTIFLRNLQEIPRSAPASPDNDFGKGPGVNAVEPSPTSVFEIVQDNPSLLHQFVSEGNLESVRNLLSKAASGKSGSSIGSLLEAQNADGQTALHLACRRGSVELVEAILEYEEADVDVLDKDGDPPIVFALAAGSPECVRTLIRRAANVSSMLREGFGPTVAHVCAYHGQPGCMQELLLAGADPNALDDEGETLLHKAVTKKYTACAVVILENGGCRSMGIMNSKHLTPLHMCIATWNVAIVKRWVEIASQEEIADAIDIPSEVGTALCMAASLKKDHETEGRELVRILLAAGADPTAQDPQHRRTALHTAAMANDVELVKICLDAGVDVNIQNVHSTIPLHVALARGAKLCVGLLLSAGANCNLQDDEGDTAFHIAADSAKMIRENLEWIAVMLQYPSAAIDVRNHSGKTLRDFLEALPRDWISEDLMEALINNGIHLSPTIFEVGDWVKFKRSVKVPTYGWQGAKHKSVGFVQNVQDKDNLIVSFCSGEARVLASDVIKVIPLDRGQHVQLKPDVKEPRYGWRGQSRDSIGTVLCVDDDGILRVGFPGASRGWKADPAEMERVEEYKVGDWVRIRPSLTTAKHGLGAVIPGSIGIVYCIRPDNSLLLELSYLPNPWHCEPEEVESVIPFRIGDQVCVKRSVAEPRYAWGGETHHSVGRISEIGTDGLLIIEIPNRPVPWQADPSDMEKVEDFKVGDWVRVKTSVSSPKYGWEDVTRNSIGIIHSLEEDGDMGVAFCFRSKPFSCSVTDMEKVPPFEVGQEIHVMSSVAQPRLGWSNETAATIGKIARIDMDGKLNVRVTGRVDLWKVAPGDAERLSGFDVGDWVRLKPSMGTRGNYDWNNIGKENLAVVHSVQDTGYLELACCFRKGRSMTHYTDVEKVVPLKIGQHVRFRPGLTEPRWGWRGANIASRGIITGVHADGEVRVVFFGLSGLWKGDPADLQIEEIFEVGEWVRIRDGSSGWKSLMPGSIGIVQGIGYEGDEWDGTVQVGFCGEQERWVGPSSELERVERLVIGQRVKVRFAVKQPRFGWSGHNHTSIGTISSIDADGKLRIYTPVGSKGWMLDPAEVEIVEEEELQIGDWVKVKPSVATPLHQWGEVSHESIGVVHRIEDGELWVAFCFLDRLWVCKINEMERVRPFMVGDEVKIRGGLVTPRWGWGMETHASKGEVAGVDANGKLRIRFQWREGKSWIGDPADIALDK from the exons ATGAAAGTACCGTATTGTTCAGTGTGTCAGAATCGGTATAATGAAGATAATAGAGTACCACTGCTACTTCAATGTGGTCATGGATTTTGTAAAGATTGTTTATCTAAAATGTTTTCAGCTTCGCCTGATACTAATTTATCTTGTCCTCGTTGTCGTCATATTTCGTGTGTTGGTAATTCTGTGAATGCTCTTCGTAAGAATTTTGCTGTTCTTGCTTTAATCCATTCTTCTACTAATTCTTCaagtaataacaataataatagtaATCATAATAATAGTAATTCTTAttttactgatgatgatgatgatgatgatgatgatgacgacgacgacgatgaggataatgaagctgGCGGTGATAAATTTGAAGAGGAATTCGATTTCGATTTTCGTCGGCGGTGTTGTGTCAATTCTAATTCCAGTAGTAGTAATAATAGTGATAGTCTAAATCAGAATTCATTAGGTAGAAATCGGGGTAgtggtaataataataatagcacTAGTAGTAGTAttcgaggtggtggtggttcattAATCGATCTTTCTTCGCATCATAATTTGAAATTTGTTAAAAGACTtggtgatgaaattagggttggAATTGAGACATGGGGCGGTGTTCTGTCTGGTACTTCTTCCTCAAACGGTGGGAAATGTAAACATCAAGTTGCTGTTAAAAAAGTTATTCTTGAGGATGAGACGGATTTAGTTTGGGTACAAAATCAATTAGAgaatcttcgtcgatcttcaatgTGGTGCAGAAATGTTTGTACTTTTCATGGTGCTACTAAGATAGACGGTAGACTATGTCTTGTTATGGATAGGTATTCTGGTTCTGTTCTATCTGAAATGAGGCATAATGAAGGGCGTCTTACTTTGGAGCAAATACTgag ATATGGAGCTGATATTGCGCGTGGAGTGGCTGAGCTCCATGCAGCCGGTGTTGTCTGTATGAACCTTAAGCCATCCAATCTGCTGTTAGATGTCAATGGCCGGGCAGTGGTTTCTGATTATGGTCTTCCAGCAATTCTAAAGAAACCTTGCCGAAAAGCTAGATTAGTTCCGGAGGATGATTCTTCAAGAACACATTCATGTATGGACTGTACCATGCTTAATCCACATTACGCTGCTCCTGAGGCATGGGAACCGGTGAAGAAGGCGTTATTTTGGGATGACGCTATTGGCATATCTACAGAGTCTGATGCCTGGAGCTTTGGGTGTACCTTGGTGGAGATGTGCACTGGTTCCGTCCC GTGGTCCGGTTTAAGTTCAGAGGAAATATATCGAGCTGTTGTCAAAGCTAAGAGGCTGCCTCCACAGTATGCTAGCGTAGTGGGTGTTGGGATACCTACAGAGTTGTGGAAAATGATTGGTGACTGCTTGCAATATAAGGCATCAAAAAGGCCAACTTTTCATGCAATGCTTACAATATTTCTCCGGAACTTGCAAGAGATACCTCGTAGCGCCCCTGCAAGCCCTGATAA TGACTTCGGCAAAGGTCCGGGAGTGAATGCAGTGGAACCATCCCCAACATCTGTCTTCGAGATAGTCCAAGACAATCCAAGCCTTTTACATCAATTTGTGTCCGAGGGGAACCTGGAATCTGTCAG AAATCTGCTTTCGAAGGCTGCATCTGGGAAATCTGGCAGTTCAATTGGTTCTCTCTTAGAAGCGCAGAATGCTGATGGCCAAACAGCTCTCCACTTGGCTTGCAGACGGGGAAGTGTGGAGCTTGTTGAGGCTATTCTAGAATACGAGGAAGCGGATGTGGATGTCCTTGACAAAGATGGAGACCCTCCAATTGTGTTTGCTTTAGCAGCTGGATCTCCAGAATGTGTCCGCACTCTCATTAGAAGAGCCGCTAACGTCAGTTCTATGTTGAGGGAGGGTTTCGGTCCAACAGTTGCTCATGTCTGTGCTTACCATGGCCAACCGGGTTGCATGCAA GAGTTGCTACTAGCAGGGGCTGATCCCAATGCACTGGATGATGAAGGTGAAACTCTGCTACACAAAGCCGTTACCAAGAAATACACAGCTTGTGCAGTGGTCATTCTGGAAAATGGAGGCTGCAGATCGATGGGGATCATGAATAGCAAGCACTTGAC GCCTTTACATATGTGCATAGCAACATGGAATGTTGCAATTGTGAAAAGGTGGGTGGAGATTGCTTCCCAAGAGGAGATCGCTGATGCAATTGATATACCAAGTGAAGTTGGAACTGCTTTGTGTATGGCAGCTTCTTTAAAGAAAGATCATGAAACTG aagggAGAGAGTTGGTTAGAATATTGCTGGCTGCTGGAGCGGATCCAACTGCTCAAGATCCTCAGCATCGGCGAACTGCACTGCATACGGCAGCTATGGCCAATGATGTggagttggtgaag ATCTGTCTTGATGCTGGCGTTGATGTGAACATTCAGAACGTACACAGTACTATACCTCTTCATGTTGCATTGGCCAGAGGTGCAAAACTTTGTGTCGGATTGCTTTTATCGGCTGGAGCAAACTGCAATTTGcag GATGATGAAGGCGACACTGCATTTCATATAGCTGCTGATTCAGCAAAGATGATACGTGAAAATCTTGAATGGATTGCTGTGATGCTGCAGTATCCCAGTGCTGCTATTGATGTCAGAAATCACAG TGGTAAGACACTTCGTGATTTTTTGGAAGCCCTGCCCCGTGATTGGATATCAGAAGATCTGATGGAAGCACTCATAAATAATGGAATTCATCTGTCTCCTACCAT TTTCGAAGTTGGGGATTGGGTAAAATTTAAAAGAAGCGTGAAGGTTCCTACGTACGGTTGGCAAGGTGCAAAGCATAAGAGTGTTGGTTTCGTCCAGAATGTGCAGGATAAGGATAATTTGATTGTATCTTTTTGCTCTGGAGAAGCTCGTGTTCTAGCAAGTGATGTCATTAAAGTCATCCCATTAGACCGGGGACAACATGTGCAACTGAAACCAGATGTTAAAGAGCCAAG GTATGGATGGCGTGGTCAATCACGTGATAGCATTGGTACTGTCTTATGCGTTGATGATGATGGGATTTTGCGTGTTGGCTTTCCTGGTGCATCCCGAGGCTGGAAAGCTGATCCTGCTGAAATGGAAAGGGTTGAAGAATACAAAGTTGGTGACTGGGTCCGGATTCGTCCCTCTCTCACAACTGCAAAGCATGGACTGGGAGCTGTAATACCTGGAAGCATCGGGATAGTGTACTGTATCAGACCAGACAACAGTCTACTGTTGGAACTAAGTTACTTGCCAAATCCATGGCACTGTGAACCAGAGGAGGTTGAGTCTGTTATCCCATTCAGG ATTGGCGATCAAGTATGCGTGAAGCGATCTGTTGCTGAGCCCAGGTATGCTTGGGGTGGTGAGACTCACCATAGTGTTGGAAGGATAAGTGAGATTGGAACTGATGGTCTGCTAATAATTGAAATACCTAATCGGCCCGTTCCATGGCAAGCTGATCCTTCCGACATGGAAAAAGTGGAGGATTTCAAG GTTGGAGATTGGGTACGAGTGAAAACTTCGGTATCCTCACCGAAGTATGGTTGGGAGGATGTTACGCGGAACAGTATAGGAATAATTCATAGCCTAGAAGAGGATGGTGACATGGGTGTTGCTTTCTGCTTCAGGAGTAAACCTTTTTCTTGCTCAGTGACGGACATGGAGAAGGTACCACCTTTTGAAGTGGGACAAGAAATACATGTGATGTCATCTGTTGCTCAGCCACGGCTTGGATGGTCAAATGAAACTGCTGCTACCATTGGGAAGATTGCAAGGATAGATATGGACGGAAAACTAAAT GTGAGAGTGACTGGCAGAGTGGACCTGTGGAAGGTGGCTCCTGGAGATGCAGAACGGCTCTCAGGTTTTGATGTTGGTGACTGGGTTCGTTTGAAGCCAAGTATGGGGACTAGAGGGAACTACGACTGGAATAACATCGGCAAAGAAAATTTAGCCGTGGTTCACAGTGTACAAGATACTGGATATTTAGAACTGGCTTGTTGTTTTCGTAAAGGGAGGTCGATGACGCACTACACAGACGTGGAAAAGGTTGTACCATTGAAAATTGGCCAGCATGTTCGTTTTAGACCTGGACTAACTGAACCACGGTGGGGATGGAGAGGTGCAAATATTGCTTCAAGAGGTATTATTACTGGGGTGCACGCTGATGGAGAAGTACGGGTTGTATTCTTTGGCCTGTCAGGTTTGTGGAAAGGAGATCCTGCAGATCTTCAGATAGAGGAGATATTTGAAGTGGGAGAATGGGTTAGAATAAGAGATGGATCAAGTGGATGGAAATCCTTAATGCCCGGCAGTATCGGGATTGTACAAGGAATAGGGTATGAAGGAGATGAATGGGACGGAACTGTCCAGGTTGGTTTTTGTGGAGAGCAGGAAAGGTGGGTAGGGCCATCTTCTGAGCTCGAAAGAGTGGAGAGGCTTGTTATTGGCCAACGAGTAAAAGTAAGATTTGCAGTGAAGCAACCAAGGTTTGGGTGGTCTGGTCATAACCACACCAGTATTGGGACGATATCATCAATAGATGCAGATGGGAAGCTAAGAATTTATACGCCTgttggatcaaaaggttggatGCTTGACCCAGCAGAGgtagaaattgttgaagaagaggAGCTTCAGATAGGAGACTGGGTAAAGGTGAAGCCATCTGTTGCAACACCATTACATCAGTGGGGTGAAGTGAGCCACGAGAGTATAGGCGTTGTTCACAGAATAGAAGACGGAGAATTGTGGGTTGCATTCTGTTTCTTGGATAGGTTGTGGGTATGCAAAATAAATGAGATGGAGAGGGTTAGACCGTTCATGGTTGGTGATGAAGTGAAAATTAGAGGAGGATTGGTGACTCCTAGGTGGGGATGGGGTATGGAAACTCATGCTAGCAAGGGAGAGGTTGCTGGTGTAGACGCAAATGGGAAACTTAGAATCAGGTTTCAGTGGAGAGAAGGGAAGTCATGGATTGGAGATCCTGCTGATATTGCACTCGACAAGTAG
- the LOC113321711 gene encoding nudix hydrolase 16, mitochondrial-like isoform X1 — translation MCDLVARTGRLQQRYEAGYRLVAGCIPFRCKHLDESSDDTSEKAVEVLMINSPSGPGLLFPKGGWENDETVEEAAVREALEEAGVRGVLMCPTRSTENRSTEVTVVLIKFQKFLGHYNFKSKTHEDKFNPEGLCKAAMFALLVNEELDSWPEQSTRERRWLSVPEAAELCRHSWMKDALENGFAEWYSKKDIMNSGEEDGQPPTSEPSSPEHK, via the exons ATGTGTGATTTGGTAGCTCGTACTGGTCGACTTCAACAGCGTTACGAGGCTGGTTATCGCCTTGTCGCTGG GTGTATTCCGTTTAGATGTAAACACCTTGATGAGAGCAGTGATGACACATCTGAGAAGGCTGTGGAGGTGCTTATGATTAACTCACCAAGTGGACCAGGTCTTCTGTTTCCGAAG GGAGGCTGGGAGAATGATGAAACAGTAGAGGAGGCAGCAGTGAGAGAGGCCTTAGAAGAAGCTGGAGTTCGAGGAGTTCTGATG TGCCCAACAAGATCTACAGAAAACCGGTCTACGGAAGTAACAGTTGTCTTGATAAAATTTCAGAAATTCTTGGGACATTACAACTTCAAGAGCAAAACCCATGAAGACAAGTTCAACCCGGAGGGGTTATGTAAAGCTGCCATGTTTGCCTTGCTGGTGAACGAGGAGCTAGACTCATGGCCGGAACAGAGTACGCGTGAGAGGAGATGGTTGTCAGTTCCTGAAGCAGCAGAGCTCTGTCGCCACTCTTGGATGAAAGATGCACTAGAAAATGGCTTTGCTGAGTGGTATTCAAAGAAGGATATCATGAACTCAGGCGAGGAGGATGGCCAACCACCCACCTCGGAACCTTCTTCCCCGGAGCACAAGTGA